From a single Fibrobacter sp. UWB5 genomic region:
- a CDS encoding peptidylprolyl isomerase, whose product MLTWINEKAKWIIVIFAAGIVVGLLAMDRVPNQGHSYPVGVVNDKKITYAEFDSRIKNIVQNQYQGQHLEDEQYNQLRSEVFRSFVRQILLNEQFEKAELSASVAELESEFSRNPDAVRARLVQEAQRRLYMIQQQATSQEDLMQRSNAYIASLPKFLTDSTFNKDEYDAWLKTPEAFRWGVMLQLEDDLKTNTIPVRQLQALVGASVHPTSLEANWSANRRMTDYELQVAVATGADFKVDENAVDSVMVAGYFNAHRDSFFVKKDMAQFEFAYLPVEATAGDDARIREYAMTLYYQLTDSSSTTTFEDMARISSEDASTAEKGGVLSDDYVGRGVYVKEFEDVAFGLDSGAVSEPVRTRFGYHIIKSLGKSKDSTGADLVKVAHILLVVNASSETIDSLEGILTKVKASVDAGKTFADAAKEQNLDVHTSNWISRGDNIEGVGYLKGLAAYAWPNENLPDEASKVSPILKNNKWVVVAEKVKDLKAGERSLDLYFNNIKSTLLRNKAAAAAEAYLASVADKVKAWAPADSAADSAAVAANKIEKVNVEKATASVDGYVPGFGYGSNRISKILENTKEGEWSSAVATENGAVMVKVVSKKVPEEAAVKEAVKSDIANASSYAAMTLFNEFVNNLENSTAVESNLDLYYRD is encoded by the coding sequence ATGTTAACGTGGATTAATGAAAAAGCCAAGTGGATTATCGTTATCTTTGCCGCGGGTATCGTGGTGGGCCTTTTGGCCATGGACCGCGTCCCGAACCAAGGACACAGCTATCCGGTCGGCGTTGTAAACGACAAGAAGATTACTTATGCCGAGTTCGACTCCCGTATCAAGAACATCGTGCAGAACCAGTACCAGGGTCAGCACCTCGAAGACGAACAGTACAACCAGCTGCGTAGCGAAGTCTTCCGTAGCTTTGTTCGCCAGATTCTCTTGAACGAACAGTTCGAAAAGGCTGAACTGAGCGCCTCGGTTGCCGAACTCGAATCTGAATTCAGCCGCAATCCGGATGCCGTGCGTGCCCGCTTGGTGCAAGAAGCCCAGCGCCGCCTGTACATGATCCAGCAGCAGGCTACCAGTCAGGAAGACCTGATGCAGCGTAGCAATGCCTACATTGCAAGCCTCCCGAAGTTCCTTACCGATTCTACCTTCAACAAGGATGAATACGACGCTTGGCTCAAGACTCCCGAAGCTTTCCGCTGGGGCGTGATGCTTCAGCTCGAAGATGACCTGAAGACGAACACCATTCCGGTGCGCCAACTGCAGGCGCTGGTCGGCGCTTCTGTTCACCCGACGTCTCTCGAAGCTAACTGGAGTGCTAACCGCCGCATGACCGACTACGAACTGCAGGTGGCGGTTGCAACTGGTGCAGACTTCAAGGTTGACGAAAATGCCGTGGATAGCGTGATGGTCGCTGGCTACTTCAATGCCCATCGCGACAGCTTCTTCGTGAAGAAGGACATGGCCCAGTTTGAATTTGCATACCTCCCGGTCGAAGCTACTGCCGGTGATGACGCCCGCATTCGCGAATACGCCATGACCCTTTACTACCAGCTGACCGATTCCTCTTCGACCACCACGTTCGAAGACATGGCCCGTATTTCTTCTGAAGATGCTTCCACTGCTGAAAAGGGTGGTGTCTTGAGCGACGACTATGTGGGTCGCGGTGTCTACGTGAAGGAATTCGAAGATGTCGCTTTCGGTCTCGATTCCGGTGCCGTTTCCGAACCGGTTCGTACCCGCTTTGGCTACCACATCATCAAGAGCCTCGGCAAGTCCAAGGACTCTACCGGTGCTGATCTCGTGAAGGTGGCTCACATCCTCCTCGTCGTGAACGCTTCTTCCGAAACCATCGATAGCCTCGAAGGCATCCTCACCAAGGTCAAGGCTTCTGTCGACGCCGGCAAGACCTTCGCCGATGCCGCTAAGGAACAGAACCTCGACGTTCATACTTCTAACTGGATTTCTCGTGGCGACAATATCGAAGGTGTCGGCTACCTGAAGGGTCTCGCCGCTTACGCCTGGCCGAACGAAAACCTCCCGGACGAAGCCAGCAAGGTTTCTCCGATCCTGAAGAACAACAAGTGGGTTGTCGTTGCCGAAAAGGTCAAGGATCTCAAGGCCGGCGAACGTAGCCTCGATCTGTACTTCAACAACATCAAGAGCACATTGCTCCGCAACAAGGCCGCTGCCGCTGCTGAAGCTTACCTCGCTTCTGTTGCCGACAAGGTGAAGGCTTGGGCTCCGGCTGATAGCGCTGCTGATTCTGCCGCTGTTGCAGCCAACAAGATTGAAAAGGTGAATGTGGAAAAGGCAACCGCCTCTGTCGACGGCTATGTGCCGGGCTTCGGCTATGGCAGCAACCGTATCTCCAAGATTCTCGAAAATACCAAGGAAGGCGAATGGAGCTCTGCCGTCGCTACCGAAAACGGTGCCGTGATGGTCAAGGTCGTTTCCAAGAAGGTTCCTGAAGAAGCTGCCGTCAAGGAAGCCGTCAAGTCCGATATCGCCAATGCTTCCAGCTACGCCGCAATGACCTTGTTCAACGAATTTGTGAACAACCTCGAAAATTCGACCGCTGTAGAAAGCAATCTCGACCTCTACTACAGAGACTAG
- a CDS encoding CvpA family protein, translating to MNAIDIVCLIIILFLMLLGLWYGFFRGIFRLIAWAAGIVGAYFACDLLSDFISSTLQASAFSTKLVCMCIGFLVPFLLFLFVGRFLQHITENTTVGKADRILGGIFGVIKALLICFVLLTILHLFPFGGIIPETRDNAFAYDAYKATLELMGYSSKPVNLLDVAEKKANEITKSITDKAAEKASEAAKEAADKATEVVKESAKEAADKAAEVAKESVKDAVDSLKSTAKEAKEAAK from the coding sequence ATGAACGCAATAGACATCGTCTGTCTCATCATCATTCTCTTTTTAATGTTGCTCGGATTATGGTACGGATTTTTCCGCGGGATATTCCGACTGATCGCCTGGGCCGCAGGCATTGTGGGCGCCTATTTTGCATGCGACTTGCTTTCTGACTTTATTTCAAGCACCTTGCAGGCCAGCGCTTTTTCGACAAAGCTGGTTTGCATGTGCATTGGTTTCTTGGTTCCGTTCCTGCTGTTCCTTTTTGTGGGGCGATTCCTCCAGCACATTACCGAGAACACGACCGTGGGCAAGGCCGACCGAATTCTCGGAGGAATTTTTGGCGTCATCAAGGCATTGCTCATTTGCTTTGTATTGCTGACGATTCTGCACCTGTTCCCCTTCGGCGGAATTATTCCGGAAACCCGCGATAACGCTTTCGCTTACGACGCCTATAAGGCAACCCTGGAACTGATGGGTTACTCTTCGAAGCCGGTGAACTTGCTCGACGTTGCCGAAAAGAAGGCCAACGAAATCACCAAGTCCATTACGGACAAGGCAGCCGAAAAGGCATCCGAAGCGGCCAAGGAAGCAGCGGACAAGGCAACTGAAGTGGTCAAGGAATCTGCCAAGGAAGCCGCCGACAAGGCAGCCGAAGTCGCCAAGGAATCGGTCAAGGACGCCGTCGACTCGCTCAAGAGCACCGCTAAAGAAGCAAAAGAAGCCGCTAAATAG
- the cimA gene encoding citramalate synthase: MKVFLYDTTLRDGNQDRRISLSLADKLQIARLLDHFGFDYIEGGWPNPSNPTDEEFFQKIKEVKLKHAKIAAFGSTRRPGTIPEKDPLLQALVKSGAPVKTIFGKSWDLHVTDVIRTTLEENLDMIESSVAYLKENSEEVIYDAEHFFDGYKANPEYAMETLRAAEKGHADYIVLCDTNGGTMPWELEEIVKDVKKRVSTPIGIHVHDDSGLGVCNSIYAVKNGATMVQGVVNGFGERCGNANLTTIAADLHFKMGAKFFAAKKIARLRQLSGNIDQIVNLPSDPHAPYVGDAAFAHKGGAHIDGVMKVSRSFEHIDPHAVGNDRVFVTSDQAGGSLVVEKLKAIKPGIDKKDPVVGKLLTLIKERENAGWHFDSAEASFKMLVYRHLGMVQEPFKVLGYRVIEDKTTQGVSVSQATVKLQIGDKISHQVSEGDGPVNALDAALRKALLPFFPNMAKVKLDDYKVRVLGSKVASDATVRVWTTFGDEKGYWNVVGVSSNIIEASWMAFVDGLTYKILVDEKVIEGAYKHLDVKPVAPVAKEEPAPTKTKKLTARKVRNLAGVSRKK; this comes from the coding sequence ATGAAAGTTTTTCTCTACGACACGACCCTACGCGATGGTAACCAGGATCGCAGAATCAGTTTGTCTTTAGCGGACAAGTTACAGATTGCACGCCTTTTGGACCATTTCGGTTTTGACTATATCGAAGGTGGTTGGCCCAATCCGAGTAACCCGACCGACGAAGAATTCTTCCAGAAGATTAAGGAAGTCAAGCTGAAGCATGCAAAGATTGCTGCGTTCGGTTCTACGCGCCGTCCCGGAACGATTCCCGAAAAGGATCCTCTGCTGCAGGCTCTCGTAAAGTCGGGTGCCCCGGTCAAGACCATTTTTGGCAAGAGCTGGGACCTGCATGTGACAGATGTGATTCGCACGACGCTCGAAGAAAACCTCGACATGATCGAGTCTTCTGTCGCATACCTCAAGGAAAACTCCGAAGAAGTCATTTACGATGCAGAACACTTCTTCGATGGCTACAAGGCTAACCCCGAGTATGCCATGGAAACCTTGCGCGCCGCAGAAAAGGGCCACGCCGACTATATCGTGCTTTGCGATACCAATGGCGGAACCATGCCGTGGGAACTCGAAGAAATTGTCAAGGATGTCAAGAAGCGTGTCTCGACTCCGATTGGAATCCATGTCCACGACGATTCGGGCCTGGGCGTGTGCAACAGCATTTATGCCGTCAAGAACGGTGCGACCATGGTGCAGGGCGTGGTGAACGGCTTTGGTGAACGTTGCGGTAACGCAAACCTTACGACTATCGCTGCCGATCTCCATTTCAAAATGGGCGCCAAGTTCTTTGCCGCGAAAAAGATTGCAAGACTCCGCCAGCTGAGCGGAAACATTGACCAGATTGTGAACCTGCCGAGTGACCCGCATGCTCCGTATGTGGGCGATGCCGCCTTTGCTCACAAGGGCGGTGCCCATATCGATGGCGTGATGAAGGTGTCTCGCAGCTTTGAACACATCGACCCGCATGCTGTCGGTAATGACCGCGTATTTGTCACGAGCGACCAGGCGGGCGGTTCTCTGGTAGTCGAAAAACTCAAGGCTATCAAGCCGGGTATCGACAAGAAGGATCCTGTGGTGGGCAAGCTCCTGACGCTCATCAAGGAACGCGAAAATGCCGGCTGGCATTTCGACAGCGCCGAAGCAAGTTTCAAGATGCTCGTTTACCGTCATTTGGGCATGGTCCAGGAACCGTTCAAGGTCTTGGGCTACCGCGTCATCGAAGACAAGACGACCCAGGGTGTGTCTGTTTCTCAGGCCACCGTGAAACTCCAGATTGGTGACAAGATCAGCCACCAGGTGAGCGAAGGTGACGGCCCGGTGAACGCTTTGGATGCCGCTCTCCGTAAGGCGCTCTTGCCCTTCTTCCCGAATATGGCGAAGGTCAAGCTGGACGACTATAAGGTGCGCGTGCTGGGATCCAAGGTGGCCTCCGATGCAACCGTTCGCGTGTGGACGACCTTCGGCGACGAAAAGGGCTACTGGAATGTGGTCGGCGTCTCGAGCAACATTATCGAAGCGTCCTGGATGGCATTCGTTGACGGCTTGACCTACAAGATTCTTGTCGATGAAAAGGTGATTGAAGGTGCTTACAAGCATCTGGACGTAAAGCCTGTTGCGCCTGTAGCCAAAGAAGAACCCGCTCCGACGAAAACGAAAAAATTGACTGCCCGCAAGGTTCGCAATCTTGCCGGTGTTTCAAGGAAGAAATAA
- the nadB gene encoding L-aspartate oxidase, with protein sequence MYDILVLGAGISGLSAALHAAEKGFSVVILTKGAKPDGSSNYAQGGIATVTEKTDKFKFHIDDTLEAGAGLCKKEPVNILTKSGPNTIRQLVKWGVQFTPSPADKTQFDLHLEGGHSHHRILHAADLTGKEIMRALLAELHKHENIHYIENCYIKDLICKGEGKNKRCIGAKIIHQKTGLVENLYAKASILSTGGAGRIWQYTVCPPDSCGDGMAIAARAGAALQDIEFMQFHPTSLYAPNLKKPFLISEAVRGFGGILKNDKGEEFMNQVHPLHSLAPRDIVARAIHSEMQRLGKPNMFIDLSGRTPKDIKSHFPNIYAKCMEAGIDITKQWIPVVPAAHYMCGGVLVDTWSRTEIKGLYACGEVAATGVHGANRLASNSLLESVVFAIRAVDNISESGLLKEKITTSKSNKKEKVSFTKSAYWRKRKKILQDMMWTHCGIVRTIAGLNQGLKVVEELEKDVDAAIKNKETENLYYLEFLNALQVSKMILIAALHRKESRGLHYILDYPNLDPKTKHHTIYLDCKK encoded by the coding sequence ATGTACGACATTTTGGTTCTGGGAGCAGGAATTTCTGGTTTGAGTGCAGCACTCCATGCAGCAGAAAAAGGCTTTTCGGTTGTTATCCTCACTAAAGGAGCAAAACCGGACGGCTCATCGAACTACGCTCAAGGCGGCATTGCCACCGTTACCGAAAAAACAGACAAATTCAAGTTCCATATCGACGACACGTTGGAAGCCGGCGCAGGTCTTTGCAAAAAGGAACCCGTGAACATCCTGACCAAGAGCGGCCCGAACACCATTCGCCAGCTGGTCAAGTGGGGCGTGCAGTTCACGCCCTCGCCCGCCGACAAGACCCAGTTCGACTTGCACTTGGAAGGCGGCCACAGCCACCACCGCATTTTGCATGCCGCAGACCTTACGGGTAAAGAAATCATGCGCGCATTGCTTGCGGAACTCCACAAACACGAAAACATTCACTACATCGAAAACTGCTACATCAAGGACTTGATCTGCAAGGGCGAAGGCAAGAACAAGCGTTGCATCGGCGCCAAGATCATTCACCAGAAGACAGGCCTTGTTGAAAACCTTTACGCAAAGGCTTCTATCCTTTCTACTGGCGGTGCCGGTCGAATCTGGCAGTACACCGTTTGCCCGCCCGATAGCTGCGGCGACGGCATGGCCATTGCAGCCCGCGCAGGCGCAGCCTTGCAAGATATTGAATTCATGCAGTTCCACCCCACGAGCCTTTACGCCCCGAACCTCAAGAAGCCGTTCCTGATTTCGGAAGCCGTGCGCGGCTTTGGCGGAATCTTGAAGAACGACAAGGGCGAAGAATTCATGAACCAGGTGCATCCGTTGCACTCCCTTGCACCGCGCGACATCGTGGCCCGCGCCATTCACAGCGAAATGCAGCGCTTGGGCAAGCCCAACATGTTTATCGATCTTTCGGGCCGCACGCCCAAAGACATCAAGAGCCATTTCCCGAACATCTACGCCAAGTGCATGGAAGCAGGCATCGACATCACCAAGCAATGGATTCCGGTGGTGCCGGCCGCACATTACATGTGCGGTGGCGTACTGGTCGACACATGGTCCCGCACCGAGATTAAGGGTCTGTACGCCTGCGGCGAAGTCGCCGCTACCGGCGTCCACGGCGCAAACCGTCTGGCTTCGAACTCGCTTCTGGAAAGCGTCGTCTTCGCGATTCGCGCCGTCGACAACATTAGCGAAAGCGGTCTCCTGAAAGAAAAGATCACCACAAGCAAGTCGAACAAGAAAGAAAAAGTTTCGTTCACCAAGTCTGCCTACTGGCGCAAGCGCAAGAAAATTCTGCAAGACATGATGTGGACGCATTGCGGCATCGTGCGCACGATTGCCGGCTTGAATCAGGGTCTCAAGGTTGTCGAAGAACTTGAAAAGGATGTCGATGCCGCCATCAAGAACAAGGAAACCGAAAACCTGTACTACCTTGAATTCCTGAATGCACTGCAGGTGTCGAAGATGATTCTGATTGCAGCACTGCACCGCAAGGAATCTCGCGGACTCCATTACATTCTGGATTATCCGAATCTTGACCCGAAGACAAAGCATCACACGATTTACTTGGACTGCAAAAAATAA
- a CDS encoding amidohydrolase, which translates to MAKMILKSVLFQGKKQDILISGKKFSKVGRTLSARDYENAEIVKCDGLAIVPPFYNGHTHAAMTLLRGYADDMPLQKWLTEYIWPFEAKLTAKDIEIGSRLAVLEMIKSGTVFFSDMYWRREVTMKVVKEMGIRAAIGVTIAENLDTPEHIEENFKFLQDHRFESDRVKLAVMPHSIYTVGEKIFKRCAKVAREENYILHTHLSETLKEVKDCQKQYGCTPVELLDKWGILGDNFVGAHCVHLNEYEMSLMAESESAAILNPCSNLKLGSGIPKVNALMDSGVLVGLGTDGASSNNNLDMHEEMKLVSLLAKVEPKTGKAESLPAIEALEMATWNTALAYGIPAGLIADDFLADALLLDLKNERLVPNYNLVSNWVYAGDSSAIHSVICNGKFVMRNHHVDGEDDIIKEARKYATK; encoded by the coding sequence ATGGCAAAAATGATACTTAAATCCGTACTATTTCAAGGTAAAAAACAGGATATCTTGATTTCGGGGAAGAAATTCTCGAAGGTCGGGCGTACTCTTTCTGCCCGCGATTACGAAAATGCCGAAATTGTCAAGTGCGATGGTTTAGCCATTGTGCCGCCCTTTTATAATGGTCATACCCATGCCGCCATGACGCTTTTGCGCGGTTATGCCGACGACATGCCTCTCCAGAAATGGCTTACGGAATACATTTGGCCCTTCGAGGCGAAGCTCACGGCCAAGGATATCGAAATCGGGTCTCGCCTCGCCGTGCTTGAAATGATCAAGTCCGGAACGGTTTTTTTCTCGGACATGTATTGGCGTCGAGAAGTCACCATGAAGGTGGTGAAGGAAATGGGAATCCGCGCGGCGATCGGCGTGACGATTGCCGAGAACCTGGATACCCCTGAACATATCGAAGAAAACTTCAAGTTCCTGCAGGATCACCGTTTTGAATCGGACCGCGTGAAGCTTGCCGTGATGCCGCACTCCATTTATACCGTTGGCGAAAAGATTTTCAAGCGTTGCGCCAAGGTGGCTCGCGAAGAGAACTATATCTTGCATACCCATTTGTCCGAAACGCTCAAGGAAGTCAAGGACTGCCAAAAACAATATGGCTGTACTCCCGTAGAATTGCTCGACAAGTGGGGGATCCTCGGCGATAACTTTGTGGGCGCGCACTGCGTTCATTTGAACGAATACGAAATGTCGCTGATGGCCGAATCGGAATCTGCGGCGATCCTGAATCCGTGTTCGAACTTGAAACTCGGCAGTGGCATTCCGAAGGTGAACGCGCTTATGGATAGCGGCGTGCTTGTGGGCCTTGGTACCGATGGCGCATCGTCGAACAACAACCTCGACATGCACGAAGAAATGAAGTTGGTTTCGCTTCTCGCAAAGGTGGAACCGAAAACTGGCAAGGCGGAATCGCTGCCGGCGATAGAGGCGCTAGAAATGGCGACTTGGAATACGGCGCTTGCCTATGGAATCCCGGCGGGCCTGATTGCCGATGATTTCTTGGCGGATGCCTTGTTGCTAGACTTGAAGAATGAACGCCTTGTGCCCAATTACAACTTGGTGAGTAACTGGGTGTATGCGGGCGATTCTAGTGCCATCCATTCTGTGATTTGTAACGGCAAGTTTGTGATGCGCAATCATCACGTCGACGGCGAAGACGATATTATTAAAGAAGCGCGCAAGTACGCAACAAAATAA
- a CDS encoding serine/threonine-protein kinase, with product MSSETKKPSKIGGYTPTQELGSGAMGQLWLCHDKSLDRMVVVKQMQQDIEDNDVNVRRFMQEGNILAHLNHPAITKPYALWKEKDGKLSLSMEFVHGLTLRQILDKVKQPPLWVVLNILHEILCALGEAHRKGIVHRDIKPANIMVDNDGRIHLLDFGIAHTESPLKFNKGEDAERLTQTGAILGTVTYMSPEQTVGEEATPASDLFAVGIIASEMLMGQNIFRGTNFSDTLQRIQKLRVTEKAFDKELPRRLKKLIAKMLNKDPRKRPLTAFDAAEQVSLVMRNYPRDMVPYTAMWIYAIKDSIKQKTDSIDETLYTEPPIYPTHIKFHFFKGLGIGAIIGFLICFIITRFI from the coding sequence GTGTCAAGCGAAACAAAAAAGCCTTCGAAGATTGGTGGATACACACCGACGCAGGAATTAGGTTCCGGCGCCATGGGCCAGCTGTGGCTTTGCCATGACAAGTCGCTCGACCGCATGGTCGTGGTCAAGCAAATGCAGCAGGACATCGAAGACAACGATGTGAATGTCCGCCGCTTTATGCAAGAAGGCAACATTCTTGCGCACTTGAACCACCCCGCCATTACCAAGCCCTACGCCCTTTGGAAAGAAAAAGACGGCAAGCTTTCGCTGTCCATGGAATTCGTACACGGGCTCACGCTGCGCCAGATTCTTGACAAAGTAAAGCAGCCGCCTCTGTGGGTGGTTCTGAACATCTTGCACGAAATCCTATGCGCCTTGGGCGAAGCACACCGCAAGGGAATCGTCCATCGCGACATCAAGCCCGCCAACATCATGGTCGATAACGACGGGCGAATCCATTTGCTTGACTTCGGCATTGCGCACACCGAATCTCCGCTCAAGTTCAACAAGGGCGAAGACGCCGAACGCCTCACGCAGACAGGAGCCATTCTCGGCACAGTCACCTACATGAGCCCCGAACAGACTGTCGGCGAAGAAGCCACTCCGGCCTCCGACCTGTTTGCCGTAGGCATTATCGCCAGCGAAATGCTCATGGGCCAAAACATTTTCCGCGGCACGAACTTCAGCGACACGCTCCAGAGAATCCAGAAGCTCCGCGTCACTGAAAAGGCTTTCGACAAGGAACTCCCCCGCCGCTTAAAGAAGTTGATTGCCAAGATGCTGAACAAGGATCCGCGCAAGCGTCCGCTCACCGCATTCGATGCCGCCGAGCAGGTTTCGCTTGTCATGCGCAATTATCCGCGCGACATGGTTCCGTATACGGCCATGTGGATTTACGCCATCAAGGATTCTATCAAGCAGAAAACCGACTCTATCGACGAAACGCTTTACACCGAACCCCCGATTTATCCGACGCACATCAAGTTCCACTTTTTCAAGGGACTAGGCATCGGCGCTATTATTGGCTTTTTAATTTGTTTTATCATCACACGATTTATTTAG
- the hisD gene encoding histidinol dehydrogenase, with protein MQIVKVTPKSAEIERICGREVAPSKEIHDKVMNILADIKKGGIAKATEYAQKFDGLKGKNIRVPASSIAKSAAKCPKELQKALKQAIKNVRDFHQNQMEESWLMEGKDGVVLGQRIRPMKRVGLYVPGGAGIYPSTVIMNAVPALVAGVQDIVVVTPIKGEINRAVAFVLQELGIDEVYHIGGAQAIGLLAYGAKDAKGKTIVERVDKIVGPGNVFAAIAKKEVFGVVDIDMVAGPSEVLVMADNTCDPDFVAADLLSQAEHGSGFEAAICITDNMETAQMISACVDVQVENSPKRELLEKVLGNFGRILLVKDWFDGVEIANRIAPEHLEVMTAEAESMAAQIENAGAVFIGPWSSEPVGDYFAGPNHVLPTNGTGRFFSPLGVYDFLKRMSIIRYSEKAIKKNAKAIAAVATEEGFIHHAAAVLKRL; from the coding sequence ATGCAAATCGTAAAAGTTACTCCGAAGTCTGCTGAAATCGAACGCATTTGTGGGCGCGAAGTTGCCCCGTCTAAAGAAATTCATGACAAGGTCATGAACATTCTTGCCGATATCAAGAAGGGCGGCATTGCCAAGGCGACTGAATACGCCCAGAAGTTTGACGGCCTCAAGGGCAAGAACATCCGCGTGCCGGCTTCCTCTATTGCCAAGTCTGCAGCCAAGTGCCCGAAGGAACTCCAGAAGGCCCTGAAGCAGGCTATCAAGAACGTGCGCGATTTCCACCAGAACCAGATGGAAGAATCCTGGCTCATGGAAGGCAAGGACGGCGTGGTTCTCGGTCAGCGCATTCGCCCGATGAAGCGCGTGGGCCTTTACGTGCCGGGTGGTGCAGGCATTTACCCGAGCACCGTGATTATGAATGCGGTTCCGGCTCTCGTTGCCGGCGTGCAGGACATTGTGGTGGTGACCCCGATCAAGGGTGAAATCAACCGCGCTGTGGCCTTCGTGCTTCAGGAACTCGGCATTGACGAAGTCTACCACATCGGTGGCGCCCAGGCTATCGGCCTGCTCGCTTACGGTGCGAAGGATGCCAAGGGCAAGACCATCGTGGAACGCGTCGACAAGATTGTGGGCCCGGGTAACGTGTTTGCCGCTATCGCCAAGAAAGAAGTCTTCGGTGTCGTGGATATCGACATGGTGGCAGGCCCTTCCGAAGTGCTCGTGATGGCCGACAACACTTGCGATCCGGACTTTGTGGCTGCTGACCTTTTGAGCCAGGCTGAACATGGTTCCGGCTTTGAAGCTGCAATCTGCATTACCGACAACATGGAAACCGCCCAGATGATTAGCGCCTGCGTGGATGTCCAGGTCGAAAATTCCCCGAAGCGTGAACTTCTCGAAAAGGTGCTCGGCAACTTCGGTCGAATCCTTTTGGTGAAGGACTGGTTCGACGGCGTGGAAATCGCGAACCGCATTGCTCCTGAACACTTGGAAGTGATGACTGCCGAAGCCGAATCCATGGCTGCCCAGATCGAAAATGCGGGTGCCGTGTTTATCGGTCCGTGGTCCAGCGAACCGGTGGGTGACTACTTTGCCGGCCCGAACCACGTGCTGCCTACCAATGGCACGGGCCGCTTCTTCAGCCCGCTCGGCGTGTACGATTTCTTGAAGCGTATGAGCATCATCCGCTACAGCGAAAAAGCCATCAAGAAGAATGCGAAGGCGATTGCCGCCGTCGCTACCGAAGAAGGCTTTATCCATCACGCGGCTGCCGTGCTGAAGCGCCTGTAA
- a CDS encoding diguanylate cyclase translates to MVLVYNYGMKMDELETLPISRAQFQKLDIFKNVAFESLAGYLLGCETITVEPGTLLIDPNQPKRRLLILLDGLLQVVLESKGGSFSDTILPGHCAGEMSIFDNVKPSAQVFAKEKSSLLVIDAGTALAMLNASHDLCLNFLQLLSNRLRNNNKVVCEEEYHIRCIEENAKADSLTGLHNRRWLEDMYTRELKRSNEGDFHLSAFMLDIDHFKNINDSYGHIAGDQVLIAVAKCITNCLRPSDMPVRYGGEEFTVFLPNTTSENAKIIAERLRSSVEKMQIALSSGEVISVTVSVGFTERQQGDTVETIIKRADDALYHAKESGRNRVCLNLGEDSMFLF, encoded by the coding sequence ATGGTTTTAGTATATAATTATGGTATGAAGATGGACGAACTGGAGACACTCCCTATTTCAAGAGCCCAATTTCAGAAATTGGACATTTTCAAGAATGTTGCTTTTGAAAGCCTCGCCGGTTATCTTCTCGGGTGCGAAACCATTACCGTAGAACCGGGAACATTACTCATCGACCCGAATCAGCCCAAACGCAGATTGCTGATTTTGCTGGATGGCTTGCTTCAGGTTGTCCTGGAATCCAAGGGCGGTTCTTTTTCCGACACGATTCTCCCCGGCCACTGCGCCGGCGAAATGTCCATCTTCGACAATGTCAAGCCCAGCGCTCAAGTTTTCGCCAAAGAGAAGAGTTCGCTTCTCGTGATTGATGCAGGCACGGCGCTCGCCATGCTTAACGCCTCCCACGATTTGTGCCTCAACTTTTTGCAGTTGCTCAGCAATAGACTGCGCAACAACAACAAAGTCGTCTGCGAAGAAGAATACCACATTCGCTGTATCGAAGAAAACGCGAAAGCGGATTCCCTGACCGGACTCCACAACCGTCGATGGCTCGAAGACATGTATACCCGTGAACTCAAGCGCAGTAACGAAGGCGATTTCCACCTTTCGGCGTTCATGCTCGACATCGACCACTTCAAGAATATCAACGATTCCTACGGGCATATCGCCGGCGACCAGGTGCTCATTGCCGTCGCCAAGTGCATCACGAATTGCCTAAGGCCCTCGGACATGCCCGTTCGTTACGGCGGCGAAGAATTCACCGTATTCCTGCCGAATACCACTAGCGAAAACGCCAAGATCATCGCAGAACGCCTGCGTTCCAGCGTTGAGAAAATGCAAATCGCCCTCTCTTCGGGCGAAGTCATCTCGGTCACCGTCAGCGTAGGCTTTACCGAAAGGCAGCAAGGGGACACCGTCGAAACCATCATCAAGCGCGCCGATGACGCCTTGTACCACGCCAAAGAATCGGGGCGTAACCGCGTATGCCTCAACTTGGGCGAAGACTCCATGTTTCTGTTTTAA